In Salvelinus alpinus chromosome 22, SLU_Salpinus.1, whole genome shotgun sequence, one genomic interval encodes:
- the LOC139549485 gene encoding extracellular calcium-sensing receptor-like isoform X2 yields MIFAVEEINRDPVLLPNLTLGFLAADTCLAEGTTLGAALAMVTGQEASVADTECGATPEVPVIIGDARSSASIVVAQTLGPFDLPMVSYFASCACLSDNWRYPSFFRTIPSDAFQARGMVRLLHQLGWEWVGLVSGDDDYGKFGVQMLLQDLHGSGVCVAYAEVIPKVPSQRRMKHIVDTIRGSTARVVVTFAISQDARALMEEVVRQNITDRQWIASEAWVTYSTLSSPKNLPSLAGTIGFALKKAVIPSLGPFLTRLRPDGDYQKSDPFLRELWEEIFGCSLGIDLSMTPSSRRQCTGSEVIGEGDQYADVSQLRASYNVYKAVYAIAHAIQDMVACRPGEGPFNSGQCPDIRKLQPSQIVHYLRGVNFSTPVGDLFHFDMNGDPPASYDIINWHVTPEGKAEFVQVGHFLSSVGVDDQFHINMENVVWGGGSGDEVPVSICSAACPPGTRHAVQKGKPVCCFDCLSCAEGEISNTTGSVECIRCPERFWSNPDRTACVPQLVDFLSYSDTMGVILSIISVFGATLTAGALATFFYHRHTPLVKANNSELSFLLLLSLKLCFLCALVFIGRPKPWTCMLRHTLFGISFVFCISCLLSRTVVVLVAFRATLPGENLMRFFSPTQQRMGISICTLIQVLICVLWLILAPPRPAERGGREGRGPRVVLECEVGSVVGFSLVLGYIGLLASLCLLLAFLARKLPDNFNEAKFITFSMLIFCAVWISFVPAYVSSPGKYTVAVEIFAILASSFGLLFCLFAPKCFIILLRPERNTKKHMMSK; encoded by the exons ATGATCTTTGCGGTGGAGGAGATTAACCGTGACCCAGTCCTCCTTCCTAACCTCACCCTGGGGTTCCTGGCTGCTGACACATGCCTGGCAGAGGGAACAACTCTGGGGGCAGCTCTAGCCATGGTGACCGGCCAGGAGGCCTCTGTGGCGGACACAGAGTGTGGAGCAACCCCTGAAGTGCCCGTCATCATCGGTGATGCCCGCTCCTCAGCCTCCATCGTGGTGGCACAGACCCTCGGGCCGTTTGATTTACCCATG GTGAGTTATTTTGCCTCCTGTGCGTGTTTGAGTGACAACTGGAGGTACCCGTCGTTCTTTCGTACGATACCCAGCGATGCTTTCCAGGCTCGGGGCATGGTCAGGCTGCTGCATCAGCTGGGCTGGGAGTGGGTGGGGCTGGTGTCAGGGGATGATGACTATGGGAAGTTTGGGGTTCAGATGCTTCTCCAAGATCTCCACGGATCTGGGGTTTGTGTCGCCTACGCAGAGGTCATCCCCAAG GTACCATCTCAGAGACGGATGAAGCACATCGTGGACACCATCAGAGGATCTACTGCCAGAGTGGTGGTGACATTCGCTATCTCTCAGGATGCACGG GCCCTGATGGAAGAGGTTGTCCGTCAGAACATAACAGACAGGCAGTGGATCGCCTCGGAGGCCTGGGTCAcctactctactctctcttccCCAAAAAACCTGCCCTCTCTTGCCGGGACTATTGGATTTGCCCTGAAGAAAGCTGTCATTCCCAGCCTGGGCCCTTTCCTAACACGCCTCCGTCCTGATGGGGACTACCAGAAATCCGACCCCTTCCTGAGGGAATTGTGGGAGGAGATTTTTGGGTGTTCTCTGGGGATTGACCTCAGCATGACCCCGTCGTCCCGGCGACAGTGTACTGGTTCAGAGGTCATAGGTGAGGGAGA TCAGTACGCTGACGTGTCTCAGCTGAGAGCCAGCTACAATGTGTACAAGGCTGTGTACGCCATCGCCCACGCCATTCAGGACATGGTGGCCTGTCGACCAGGGGAGGGACCCTTTAATAGTGGACAGTGCCCTGATATCAGGAAGCTTCAGCCCAGCCAG ATTGTTCATTATCTGAGAGGAGTGAACTTCAGTACTCCTGTGGGAGATTTGTTCCACTTCGACATGAATGGTGATCCGCCTGCCTCTTATGACATCATCAACTGGCATGTGACCCCCGAAGGGAAGGCAGAGTTTGTCCAGGTCGGCCATTTTCTGTCTTCAGTGGGAGTGGACGACCAGTTTCACATCAATATGGAGAATGTGGTGTGGGGAGGGGGCAGCGGAGACGAG GTCCCTGTGTCTATATGCAGTGCTGCCTGCCCCCCTGGTACCAGGCATGCGGTACAGAAGGGGAAGCCTGTGTGCTGCTTCGACTGTCTGTCCTGCGCTGAGGGAGAGATCAGCAACACAACAG GGTCAGTTGAGTGTATCAGGTGTCCAGAGCGGTTCTGGTCCAACCCTGATCGTACAGCCTGCGTCCCACAGCTGGTGGACTTCCTCTCCTACAGCGACACCATGGGTGTCATCCTATCCATCATCTCAGTTTTCGGGGCAACGCTCACAGCTGGTGCCCTGGCCACCTTCTTCTACCACCGCCATACGCCCCTG GTGAAAGCCAACAACTCTGAGCTCAGCTTCCTGCTCCTGCTGTCACTGAAGCTCTGCTTCCTGTGTGCACTGGTTTTCATTGGCCGGCCGAAGCCATGGACGTGCATGCTGAGACACACCCTGTTTGGTATAAGCTTTGTGTTCTGCATCTCCTGTCTGCTCAGCAGGACTGTGGTGGTGCTGGTGGCCTTCAGGGCCACTCTGCCTGGAGAGAACCTGATGAGATTCTTCAGCCCCACCCAGCAGAGGATGGGTATCTCCATCTGTACACTCATCCAG GTGCTGATCTGTGTGCTGTGGCTGATCCTAGCTCCACCCCGGCCGGCTGAGAGGGGCGGCAGAGAGGGTCGGGGACCGAGGGTGGTCCTGGAGTGTGAGGTGGGCTCTGTGGTCGGCTTCTCTCTGGTGCTGGGCTACATAGGCCTGCTGGCCTCCCTTTGTCTCCTCTTAGCCTTcctggccaggaaactcccagaCAACTTCAACGAGGCCAAGTTCATCACCTTCAGCATGCTGatcttctgtgctgtgtggataTCCTTCGTCCCTGCCTACGTCAGCTCTCCTGGGAAGTACACTGTCGCTGTGGAGATATTCGCCATCTTAGCTTCCAGCTTTgggctgctgttctgtctgtttgcTCCAAAGTGTTTCATCATCCTCCTGAGACCAGAGAGAAACACCAAGAAACACATGATGTCCAAATAG
- the LOC139549485 gene encoding extracellular calcium-sensing receptor-like isoform X1 — protein MCLCGWLWLLCCLHIPGYVWGQSGGGGGACRLMANPISGSVYRAGDVIIGGLFPVHVDAPLPEQEFRSIEGNVTCTIFYQRAYRWLQTMIFAVEEINRDPVLLPNLTLGFLAADTCLAEGTTLGAALAMVTGQEASVADTECGATPEVPVIIGDARSSASIVVAQTLGPFDLPMVSYFASCACLSDNWRYPSFFRTIPSDAFQARGMVRLLHQLGWEWVGLVSGDDDYGKFGVQMLLQDLHGSGVCVAYAEVIPKVPSQRRMKHIVDTIRGSTARVVVTFAISQDARALMEEVVRQNITDRQWIASEAWVTYSTLSSPKNLPSLAGTIGFALKKAVIPSLGPFLTRLRPDGDYQKSDPFLRELWEEIFGCSLGIDLSMTPSSRRQCTGSEVIGEGESQYADVSQLRASYNVYKAVYAIAHAIQDMVACRPGEGPFNSGQCPDIRKLQPSQIVHYLRGVNFSTPVGDLFHFDMNGDPPASYDIINWHVTPEGKAEFVQVGHFLSSVGVDDQFHINMENVVWGGGSGDEVPVSICSAACPPGTRHAVQKGKPVCCFDCLSCAEGEISNTTGSVECIRCPERFWSNPDRTACVPQLVDFLSYSDTMGVILSIISVFGATLTAGALATFFYHRHTPLVKANNSELSFLLLLSLKLCFLCALVFIGRPKPWTCMLRHTLFGISFVFCISCLLSRTVVVLVAFRATLPGENLMRFFSPTQQRMGISICTLIQVLICVLWLILAPPRPAERGGREGRGPRVVLECEVGSVVGFSLVLGYIGLLASLCLLLAFLARKLPDNFNEAKFITFSMLIFCAVWISFVPAYVSSPGKYTVAVEIFAILASSFGLLFCLFAPKCFIILLRPERNTKKHMMSK, from the exons ATGTGCCTctgtggctggctgtggctgCTCTGCTGCCTCCATATCCCTGGGTATGTCTGGGGTCAgtctggaggtggagggggggcCTGTCGGCTGATGGCTAACCCCATCTCGGGCAGTGTTTATCGGGCAGGAGATGTGATCATTGGAGGCCTGTTCCCCGTCCATGTGGACGCCCCTCTACCAGAGCAGGAGTTCAGGAGTATTGAGGGAAATGTGACATGTACAAT TTTCTACCAGCGTGCTTACCGCTGGCTCCAGACTATGATCTTTGCGGTGGAGGAGATTAACCGTGACCCAGTCCTCCTTCCTAACCTCACCCTGGGGTTCCTGGCTGCTGACACATGCCTGGCAGAGGGAACAACTCTGGGGGCAGCTCTAGCCATGGTGACCGGCCAGGAGGCCTCTGTGGCGGACACAGAGTGTGGAGCAACCCCTGAAGTGCCCGTCATCATCGGTGATGCCCGCTCCTCAGCCTCCATCGTGGTGGCACAGACCCTCGGGCCGTTTGATTTACCCATG GTGAGTTATTTTGCCTCCTGTGCGTGTTTGAGTGACAACTGGAGGTACCCGTCGTTCTTTCGTACGATACCCAGCGATGCTTTCCAGGCTCGGGGCATGGTCAGGCTGCTGCATCAGCTGGGCTGGGAGTGGGTGGGGCTGGTGTCAGGGGATGATGACTATGGGAAGTTTGGGGTTCAGATGCTTCTCCAAGATCTCCACGGATCTGGGGTTTGTGTCGCCTACGCAGAGGTCATCCCCAAG GTACCATCTCAGAGACGGATGAAGCACATCGTGGACACCATCAGAGGATCTACTGCCAGAGTGGTGGTGACATTCGCTATCTCTCAGGATGCACGG GCCCTGATGGAAGAGGTTGTCCGTCAGAACATAACAGACAGGCAGTGGATCGCCTCGGAGGCCTGGGTCAcctactctactctctcttccCCAAAAAACCTGCCCTCTCTTGCCGGGACTATTGGATTTGCCCTGAAGAAAGCTGTCATTCCCAGCCTGGGCCCTTTCCTAACACGCCTCCGTCCTGATGGGGACTACCAGAAATCCGACCCCTTCCTGAGGGAATTGTGGGAGGAGATTTTTGGGTGTTCTCTGGGGATTGACCTCAGCATGACCCCGTCGTCCCGGCGACAGTGTACTGGTTCAGAGGTCATAG GTGAAGGGGAGAGTCAGTACGCTGACGTGTCTCAGCTGAGAGCCAGCTACAATGTGTACAAGGCTGTGTACGCCATCGCCCACGCCATTCAGGACATGGTGGCCTGTCGACCAGGGGAGGGACCCTTTAATAGTGGACAGTGCCCTGATATCAGGAAGCTTCAGCCCAGCCAG ATTGTTCATTATCTGAGAGGAGTGAACTTCAGTACTCCTGTGGGAGATTTGTTCCACTTCGACATGAATGGTGATCCGCCTGCCTCTTATGACATCATCAACTGGCATGTGACCCCCGAAGGGAAGGCAGAGTTTGTCCAGGTCGGCCATTTTCTGTCTTCAGTGGGAGTGGACGACCAGTTTCACATCAATATGGAGAATGTGGTGTGGGGAGGGGGCAGCGGAGACGAG GTCCCTGTGTCTATATGCAGTGCTGCCTGCCCCCCTGGTACCAGGCATGCGGTACAGAAGGGGAAGCCTGTGTGCTGCTTCGACTGTCTGTCCTGCGCTGAGGGAGAGATCAGCAACACAACAG GGTCAGTTGAGTGTATCAGGTGTCCAGAGCGGTTCTGGTCCAACCCTGATCGTACAGCCTGCGTCCCACAGCTGGTGGACTTCCTCTCCTACAGCGACACCATGGGTGTCATCCTATCCATCATCTCAGTTTTCGGGGCAACGCTCACAGCTGGTGCCCTGGCCACCTTCTTCTACCACCGCCATACGCCCCTG GTGAAAGCCAACAACTCTGAGCTCAGCTTCCTGCTCCTGCTGTCACTGAAGCTCTGCTTCCTGTGTGCACTGGTTTTCATTGGCCGGCCGAAGCCATGGACGTGCATGCTGAGACACACCCTGTTTGGTATAAGCTTTGTGTTCTGCATCTCCTGTCTGCTCAGCAGGACTGTGGTGGTGCTGGTGGCCTTCAGGGCCACTCTGCCTGGAGAGAACCTGATGAGATTCTTCAGCCCCACCCAGCAGAGGATGGGTATCTCCATCTGTACACTCATCCAG GTGCTGATCTGTGTGCTGTGGCTGATCCTAGCTCCACCCCGGCCGGCTGAGAGGGGCGGCAGAGAGGGTCGGGGACCGAGGGTGGTCCTGGAGTGTGAGGTGGGCTCTGTGGTCGGCTTCTCTCTGGTGCTGGGCTACATAGGCCTGCTGGCCTCCCTTTGTCTCCTCTTAGCCTTcctggccaggaaactcccagaCAACTTCAACGAGGCCAAGTTCATCACCTTCAGCATGCTGatcttctgtgctgtgtggataTCCTTCGTCCCTGCCTACGTCAGCTCTCCTGGGAAGTACACTGTCGCTGTGGAGATATTCGCCATCTTAGCTTCCAGCTTTgggctgctgttctgtctgtttgcTCCAAAGTGTTTCATCATCCTCCTGAGACCAGAGAGAAACACCAAGAAACACATGATGTCCAAATAG